The genomic stretch GCGCCGCGAGCGTGCGCCCCGCCGAGGGCGCGGGGGCCGCGGCGCCCCTGCCCGCGGCGCTGCTGCGCCCCGAGCGCCTGGTGGGGCGCGGGGGCGAGTGGCGCGCGCTGGAGGAGGCGTGGGCTGCGGGGCAGGCGGCCTTCCTCGCCGGTGCGCCGGGCGTGGGCAAGAGCCGGCTCGCGGTGGACTTCGCCGCGAGCCGCGGCCCGTGCCTGCGCGTGGGCTGCCAGCCCGGAGAGCGCCCCGTCGCGTTCGCGAGCGCGCTGCGGCTGCTGCGCCAGCTGCGCGCCGAGCGCCCCGGGACGCGCCTTCCCGGGTGGGCGGGCCGCATTCTCGTGCAGCTCGCGCGCGACGCCGGGGGCAGTGCCCCCACCGCGCTCGCCACCTACGAGGCGCTCGCCGCGGCCTTCCGCGCCGCCACGCAAGGGCTCCAGGTGCTGGTGGTGGACGGGCTCGAGCACTGCGACGACGCGAGCCTCGCCTTCCTCGAGTACCTGCTCGGCGAGCGCCCCCCTCCGGGCGCGGGCGAGCCGGTGCGGCTGCTCGCGTGCTGGACGCCGGGCGCGGGCGCCGCGCCGGTGCAGGCGCTGGTCGCGCGCCTCGGCGCCCAGGGCCAGGCGCGCGAGGTGCGCGTGGGCGCCCTCTCGCGCGCAGCAACCCTGGAGCTGCTCGCCTCGCTCGGCCACCCCGGGCTGGGCGCGGCGCAGGCCGAGGCGCTGTGGCGCTACGCGGGTGGAAACCCCTTCCTCCTGCTGCAGGCCCTGCGCGAGCAGGCGCGCGAGCCCGAGGCGTCGCCCTGCGCCCCCGCGCGGCTGCAGGCCCACCTCCAGCCGCGCCTCGCCGCGCTGGGCGCGGAGCTGGGCTCCGAAGGCCTGCACCTGCTGCGCGAGCTGCTGGAGTCCGGCGGCCGCTCGGGCGCGGTGGCGGCAGGCCCGGTGCGCGCGCTGCTCGCGGCGCTCGCCGAGGAGGGGCTGGTGGGGCCGGAGGGCCTCGGGCACGGGGCCCTGTGCCAGGTGGTGGAGGCCGCGTGCGCGGCGCTGCCCCCGCGCCTCCCCCTGCTGCCGGCCGCGAGCGATGCGCCGCCGCGAGCCGCCGCGCCGCTGCGCCCTGCGCGCCGCGCGGGCAAACTCCAGGGCGCACGCACCCAGCTGGCAGGCTGAGCGGGGCGCTAGTCTCCGGAGCCTCCGGGGGCGGGCGTCGAGCGCAGCCAGCGCAGCGTGACGTCCAGCTGGCTGCGCACCTGGCGCAGCACGCTGTCCAGCTCGGGCTCGGACATGCGCCAGCGCTGCTGAAGGCGCGCGCGCGTCTCGTCCAGCAGCGCCTTGCGGCCGCGCACCACCCAACGCGCGGCGGTGGCGCGGTGCACGCCGTAGGTGCGCCCCAGCTGGTCGATGGAGAGCCCGTCCAGGAAGTGCAGCCGCAGCACGTTGCGCTCGTCCACGCCGAGCGCCGCGAGCGCCGCGTCGAAGGCCTCGCGGAACTCGCGCGCGTAGTGCTGCTTGAGGAAACTCAGCTCCGCATCCGGTCCTGCGCGCTGCGCGAGTTCCGCGCTGTCGCTGCCGGCGTCGCGGGCCACGCTGCCGCGTGCCTCGCGCAGGTTCAGCGCGGTGCGCACGGCGGCCACCCGCAGCCAGCGCTCCAGCGGGGCCTGCCCCGCGTAGTCGAGGATGCGCGGCGCGGCGCGCTCGGCGCTCCCCATGAGCAGCCGCTCCAGCAGCGCCTGGCGCACCTCGTCCGCCGGCGCGACCCCGCCCTTGACCGCGTGGCCCACCGCGCGCTGCAGCAGCCGCTCGAGCGCGGCGAGCGCCGCCGGGGCGCCGCGGGCGCAGGCCCACGCGAGGTAGAGGTCTGCGACGTTCAGCGCCGCGAGCGCCTCGGCGCTGCCCCCGGCCGCGTGCCGCGCGAGGTGTGCGCCGAACTCCGCCTCCGGCTCGGGGAGCCCGGGCCAGGCGGCGCGCGCCGCGGCGCACGCGCGCGAGAGCGCCTGCGCGAGGCCGGGCGAGCGCTGTCCGCCCGCGCCGACGAAACCCGCCTCCACGCCTGCGTCGCTCATCCCACCTCACCTGCCCGCGCAGCCAGCCCGACGGGCGGGCCAGGGAGGCCCGGGCGGTGGCAGGCGGCGCGGCGCCGAGGAGGAGTATGCACCAGCCGGACACCTGGCTGCAGGCCTAGCTGGGCGAGCGCCCTAGCGCGAGAGCCACAGCGCCGTCTTCACGAAGGTGCCGCTGTGGCCGCACTGCTCGAAGCCGTCGAACAGCAGCTCGGCGCTCGTGCCGGGCGCCTCGTCCGTGTAGTCCATGCTCACCTTGAGCGGCGTCTTCGAGCCGTCCGTCTCCAGCGCGCTCACCGTCACGGTGTACTGGCCCACCGGAAGGTCCCCCAGCCCGTCCTGCACGCGCGTCTGCTTCACCAGCGTCTGGCCGGTGCTCCCGTCGATGAGCGGCCCGGTGGGCACCAGCGTCACCTCGATGCGCTGCGTGCGCTCCACCCACTCGGGCTCATCCGGGGAGACGTTCACGTGGTTGTCGAACTCGAGCGAGCCGCCCCAGGACTCGCTGCCAATCCCGTCCGGCGCCTCGCCGGAGTCGCCGGTGAGCCTCCAGCGCCAGTTGCGCACCACGCCCTGCGAGGCGTTGAAGGCGTCCAGGTCGCTGTGCTGCGCGGGGGCGAGCCGGATGCAGTAGCGCCGGCCATGGTAGGTGACGGCCTTGTAGGCCTGCGCGTAGTAGGGGTTCGTCTTCGCGTTGAGCTCCACCGAGCGGTACAGCCCCTTCGCGTCGGAGTGGGTCTCCACGTAGCCCTCGAACATCGCGGGCCAGATGGAGACGAGCGCGTCCGCCACCGGCGCGCCCCGCTCGTCCAGCACCTGCCCGGCCACCGTGTTCGCCTCGGCCTTCACCTGCTGCCCGGGCTCGCCGCCGCCGCCCGACCCGCCCGTGTCGTCCCCGCAGGCCACCAGGCCCATCGCCGCCACGCACGCCATCGAAACGCTGCGCCACTTCATGTGTCCTCACCTCCGTAATTCGGTGTGTGAGGACACCCTGACGGGCAGTCGTGACGAGGGCGTTACGGCTCAGTCGCGCAGCTTCTGGGCGAAGGCACGCAGCGCCGCGGCTGCGCGCTCGAGCGGGGCGCGCGGGATGGAGAAGACGGCGCGAACGCGCTGCGGGTCCGAGCACCAGGCGCCGCCGTTGAGCACCACGTGCGTGTGCGCGTACACCTGCGCGGGCAGGTTCTCGGGCGTGAGCCGCACGCCGTCCACCTGCTTTCCCAGCCACGCGTCCATGCGCGGGGCGAGGAAGAGGCCGCCCGCCTCCCGCGCCTCGTCGGGCGCCTGCGCGGGCAGCGCCGCGGCGAGCAGCGCGCGCTTGTCCGCGAGCTCCGCGCGCATGCGGGTGAGGAACTCGCGCACGGCGCGGTGGCGCTCGGGGTGCAGCAGGCGCCCGTCGCCCCCGCGCGCCCAGGCGCCGTAGAGGTGCGCCGCGGCGCGCGCGGTGGCCAGGTGCAGCCTGCCGAGCGTGGCCTCCTGCACGCGCGCGAGCAGCCGCGCGTCGCGCGCCGCGAGCCAGCCCACGCGCAGCCCCCCGGCGGCGAACTCCTTGGAGAGCCCGCCGAGCACCAGGGTGCGCGCTCCGATGCCCGGCACCACCTGCTCCACGGTGACGGGGCTCATCACCGTGTCGGCCGCGCGGTTGCTCAGGTTCACCAGGCCGAAGATCTCGTCGGACACCAGCCACGCGCCCTGCCCCACCACCCAGGTGGCCAGCTCCACCAGCTCCTCGTGGGTGAGGTAGGTGCCCGCGGGGTTGGCCGGCTGCGACACCACCACGACATCCGCAGCGCGGGCGCCCGCGCTGCCGCCGCGCCGCGCGTAGAGCGCCTCGAGCGGCCCCACCTCCACCTCGCAGCCCGCCGCCTCCAGCGTGGGCGGCAGCACGCCGTAGCAGGGGGCGGCGAGGAACACGCGGGGGCTGCGCCCCAGCTGCCGCGCGAGCGCCACGCCCAGGTCGTGCACCAGCGGCCACACCCCTTGCGCGAGCACCAGCTCGCGCGGCGCGTAGCGCAGGCCGCGCGTCTCCAGGAGGAAGGCCGCCACGCCCTCCGCGAGCCCGTGCCCCGCCTCCGGCTCGTGCGGGGCGGCGAGCGCCGCGACGAGGCCCGAGACCAGCGGCGCGGGCAGCGGGCCCTCGTTCTCGCCGTAGTCCAGGCGCACGCGCTCGGGGTCGTCCTCGCGGAACACCCGGGGCGCGAACGCGGGAGCGCCCGCGAGCCGCGCGATGCGCTGCGAGCGCGGCAGGGGCACGGCGGGCTCCGCGCGCGGCGGGACCTCGGGGGCAGGGCCGAAGGAGATGCGGAAGGAGAGCAGGTCCGCGAAGGTGCGCTCGTAGAACCACTGCGCGAGCGTGCTCACGCGGCTGTAGGTGACCTCCGCCACCACCTCCAGGTCCTGGCGCAGCTGCTCGCCCACGGGCAGCAGCAGCGTGAGCTCCAGGTCCGGGTACACCGCGTTCTTGATGAGGCCGTAGAGCACCACCAGGTTCGCGTGGGGGCTCGGCTCGCGCGCGAGGAACTCGAAGAGCGTGCGCGGCTCCACGCCGGAGGTGATGTTGAAGAAGGGGCTCTCGTCGAGCACCACCCGGATGCCGCGGCGCGCGGCCTCGGCGAGGATGTCGCGCAGCGCGGCGAGGTTCGTGCGCTCCGAGGGCTCCACGCTCAGCAGCACCAGCTTCACCGGGAACGCGGTGAGCAGGCGCTTGATCTCCGAGAGCGTGTTGTGGGTCACGGTGACGTGCACCCCCGCCTTCTCCAGGGCGCGCGCGTACACGCCCTGCACGTTGCGGCTCACCAGCACCTCGTCGCCCGCGTCGCAGGTGGCGAGCAGCAGCGCGTACACCGCCTGCTCGCGCTCGGGGGCGACGAAGACCTCGTCCTCGCGCAGCCGCAGGTCGAAGAAGCGCTCGAGGTAGCGCGCGATGAGGCGGCGGAAGGAGGCGTCGCCGGACTCGTGCGCGTACGGCGCCACGGGCGCGTGCGCGAGCCGCTCGGCGAGCGCCGCGACGAAGGAGAGCTGCTCCTGCCCTGCGTGCGCGAGGTCCAGCTCCGCGAGCAGGCTCTCCAGGCCCAGCGCCCGCAGCGCGCGCCGCAGCGCGAGCGCCTCGCGTGGCAGGGCGGGCCGCGCCTCCCACACCGCCACCTCGTGCCAGATGGGGTTGCCGGCCGCGAGCCAGCCCAGGGCGGTGGCCGCGCGGATGGGCTCCGCGCTGTGCGCCTGCATGAAGAACTCGAACTCGCGCCCCGTGCGCTGCTCGAGCGCCACCAGCGGGCGGATGTCCGTGTCCGCCGCCTGCATCACCCGGCGCGCCACCTGCACGTGGGTGCGAAAGCCCCGGCGGCTGAACATGCGCTCGATGATGCGGTGGCCCGGGCGCCCCGCCAGGTTGAGCAGCAGCCGCCCGCCGGGCGCGAGGCGCTCGGGCGCCTCGTCCAGCAGCCGCGCGATGAGCCCCAGCCCGAAGTGGTCCTCGTACACGTTCTGCACGGCGCAGTAGTTGGACAGGTCGTAGAGCGCCTGCGCGTCGTGCGCGTCCGGCGCCAGCGCATCCAGTCCGGGAGCGAGCGCGGGCGGCAGCCCCTCGCTGCGCAGCACCTGCGGGATGCAGCCCACCACGAAGTCCCAGCCCTCGCTCACGGACACGTCGCGCAACAGGTCGCTCTGCGCGAAGGAGAGGCGCTCCACGAGCGCCGCGTCGCCGTTGAGCCAGGCGTT from Aggregicoccus sp. 17bor-14 encodes the following:
- a CDS encoding AAA family ATPase, encoding MPHDASHTPAVSPAAAPGWRLRLLGRGELWGPNGPVRLERNQLVMLAYLVRGLPTTRPELAAMLWPSVPAATAGANLRQMLRRLRLACGGHELLQQLEWNGPVSLAPGLDVDLWHLRDAALGLKPAGDLLAHCGELLAGRVLDGELDATGWLDAMRVEAEGRVRRLCERELQRLQDAGELDAALGVAERWVRAEATSERAARALMGLHAALGNRSAALAVYEQLKRELCVQLEATPGPETAALAQRIRTRGAASVRPAEGAGAAAPLPAALLRPERLVGRGGEWRALEEAWAAGQAAFLAGAPGVGKSRLAVDFAASRGPCLRVGCQPGERPVAFASALRLLRQLRAERPGTRLPGWAGRILVQLARDAGGSAPTALATYEALAAAFRAATQGLQVLVVDGLEHCDDASLAFLEYLLGERPPPGAGEPVRLLACWTPGAGAAPVQALVARLGAQGQAREVRVGALSRAATLELLASLGHPGLGAAQAEALWRYAGGNPFLLLQALREQAREPEASPCAPARLQAHLQPRLAALGAELGSEGLHLLRELLESGGRSGAVAAGPVRALLAALAEEGLVGPEGLGHGALCQVVEAACAALPPRLPLLPAASDAPPRAAAPLRPARRAGKLQGARTQLAG
- a CDS encoding sigma-70 family RNA polymerase sigma factor, with translation MSDAGVEAGFVGAGGQRSPGLAQALSRACAAARAAWPGLPEPEAEFGAHLARHAAGGSAEALAALNVADLYLAWACARGAPAALAALERLLQRAVGHAVKGGVAPADEVRQALLERLLMGSAERAAPRILDYAGQAPLERWLRVAAVRTALNLREARGSVARDAGSDSAELAQRAGPDAELSFLKQHYAREFREAFDAALAALGVDERNVLRLHFLDGLSIDQLGRTYGVHRATAARWVVRGRKALLDETRARLQQRWRMSEPELDSVLRQVRSQLDVTLRWLRSTPAPGGSGD
- a CDS encoding carboxypeptidase regulatory-like domain-containing protein, with the protein product MKWRSVSMACVAAMGLVACGDDTGGSGGGGEPGQQVKAEANTVAGQVLDERGAPVADALVSIWPAMFEGYVETHSDAKGLYRSVELNAKTNPYYAQAYKAVTYHGRRYCIRLAPAQHSDLDAFNASQGVVRNWRWRLTGDSGEAPDGIGSESWGGSLEFDNHVNVSPDEPEWVERTQRIEVTLVPTGPLIDGSTGQTLVKQTRVQDGLGDLPVGQYTVTVSALETDGSKTPLKVSMDYTDEAPGTSAELLFDGFEQCGHSGTFVKTALWLSR
- a CDS encoding aminotransferase class I/II-fold pyridoxal phosphate-dependent enzyme — its product is MTRLPQSPRDAFLLLQQLDQRLQRAAPGEERDAALEALRALAEAARGAPEGAPLRLATVVVAVGASQERLELLLLPSIFAPEAWAYTFLEGLLKVPLDEYAGKRLVEVGSGSGWICIALARFTALSRVHGVDLNPQAPVVARLNAWLNGDAALVERLSFAQSDLLRDVSVSEGWDFVVGCIPQVLRSEGLPPALAPGLDALAPDAHDAQALYDLSNYCAVQNVYEDHFGLGLIARLLDEAPERLAPGGRLLLNLAGRPGHRIIERMFSRRGFRTHVQVARRVMQAADTDIRPLVALEQRTGREFEFFMQAHSAEPIRAATALGWLAAGNPIWHEVAVWEARPALPREALALRRALRALGLESLLAELDLAHAGQEQLSFVAALAERLAHAPVAPYAHESGDASFRRLIARYLERFFDLRLREDEVFVAPEREQAVYALLLATCDAGDEVLVSRNVQGVYARALEKAGVHVTVTHNTLSEIKRLLTAFPVKLVLLSVEPSERTNLAALRDILAEAARRGIRVVLDESPFFNITSGVEPRTLFEFLAREPSPHANLVVLYGLIKNAVYPDLELTLLLPVGEQLRQDLEVVAEVTYSRVSTLAQWFYERTFADLLSFRISFGPAPEVPPRAEPAVPLPRSQRIARLAGAPAFAPRVFREDDPERVRLDYGENEGPLPAPLVSGLVAALAAPHEPEAGHGLAEGVAAFLLETRGLRYAPRELVLAQGVWPLVHDLGVALARQLGRSPRVFLAAPCYGVLPPTLEAAGCEVEVGPLEALYARRGGSAGARAADVVVVSQPANPAGTYLTHEELVELATWVVGQGAWLVSDEIFGLVNLSNRAADTVMSPVTVEQVVPGIGARTLVLGGLSKEFAAGGLRVGWLAARDARLLARVQEATLGRLHLATARAAAHLYGAWARGGDGRLLHPERHRAVREFLTRMRAELADKRALLAAALPAQAPDEAREAGGLFLAPRMDAWLGKQVDGVRLTPENLPAQVYAHTHVVLNGGAWCSDPQRVRAVFSIPRAPLERAAAALRAFAQKLRD